The Branchiostoma lanceolatum isolate klBraLanc5 chromosome 3, klBraLanc5.hap2, whole genome shotgun sequence DNA segment AGATTGAATTTAAAATATAAACTCTTACATTATGTTGTGGTGTATGTCTTGGGCCGCCATTCAAAACAGTGAACGTGATATCCAGATGACTTTAATGTGTTGCAAACTTCTGCCTTACACAGATTCGAAAGGAGCGGAATGCCCTGCGACACAAGAGCGCCATTTTGGAAGGCCATGTGACCATGGATGACCGTCTGATGTCTGCGCTGGACAGAGTGGACTCTCTGAGTAAAACACTGGAGCAAGAAAGGCACCAGCACAAGCAGAAGGTAGGAAAGACAACAAGAAATGGAAAGCCAACTTTTTCAAAAGTGTTTTCCCTTTACCACTGTGCGCATCTGCAGTGGCTTTCTAATATGCTATATTTCTCATCACTTATTTGCACTAACAGTTATATATCATTTTTCAATTGTCATTTTTTGGCAAAACTTTCCTCTCTTTTTATGAAATCAATTTTATGTATATTACTGTTCAGCGACATGAACATGTTACCTTGTACCACCTAATTCAGATACGTCACCTTGAGGATGAACTTGCAGATGTGGAACGTGTTCAAAAGGTAGGGACAAGGCAGTGTAAGGGTGCTTTGTACCAAAGTCCTATAAGTTAATGCTTAAGTGCGGCCTTTTGAAAACCGCTGGTTATTGCTTCCAAAACTGCCATGACTAGGTATGCTTATAAAACATTGGTTAGAATGCTTTGTGTTTTGGACAGAAAATGGACTAATGTATAGCTTAAACTGTGATTCCCCCCCAAAAGTCTTTGTTGCTCACAATTGGTATGTTCCTTCTAAAGGATTGCAGACAGGATTCAGAACTCAAATGGATGATTCAATTTTCTGATCCAAATATGGTAGCTGATAGCCaactgtatgtgtgtttttctgtgatAGGTCCGTGCATTAGAGGAGCAACTAGAGAATTCAGGTGATACAGGAAGGGTGGACAGATTACAGCCCAGCGTCGGCATGGCAACAGGTGACACAGGGACAGAGTCCAGGGTACAGTCTggcatcaccatggcaacaggtcaCAAAGGGACGGTGGGCAGGGTACAGCATGGCaatgccatggcaacagttcacAAAGGGACAGTGGGCAGAGTACAGTCCGGTGTCACCATGCCAACAGATGACAGGGTACACTCTggtgtcaccatggcaacaggcaaCACAGGGACGGGGGCCAGGGTACACTCCaacgtcaccatggcaacaggtgaCAGAGGCAGCGTACAGTCCGgtatcaccatggcaacaggtgaCAGGGTACAGTCTggtgtcaccatggcaacaggtgaCAGAGTACACTCTggcatcaccatggcaacaggtgaCAGGGTACATTCTggtgtcaccatggcaacaggtgaCACAGGGAAGGTGGGCAGGGTACAGTCTggcatcaccatggcaacagaagaATCCAGCCAGATGCAGAGAAGAGCGGCTGAAGCTGAGTCCAAGGTCAAGGAGCTGGAGAAGGAACTTGAGGAGTTGAAGAAGAAGCTGGCGGCACCTCCACCTCCaccaccccctcctcccccgCCGCCACCGCCACCTCCACCTCCGAACCCCATGAAGGTGTTTGGCAACATCCTTGGCAAGAAGAGACCAGTGGGACTCCCGAAGAAAGGTTGGTGTCATGTTGGTCTGACATGGGGACGTTGTATGAGAATCTGGTCCATTGTGTAACCTGAGATTTGCTCTTTCATGATTAACTCACTGGACATCTATGGAGGTTTTTCCCTACTAACACTCTACTGGACCTCTGAGAGGACTTACTACAGCAACAGAAGTAGTGCATGACAATCCAGTCAAAATAAAGAtcagttatgatttttggtttaACAAAGTTTTGACCCATGGGAATCTGACAGCAAACTATCCAAAACCTTTACCCTCCAGACGACCCACGTGACGCGGCCATGGCAGAGATGATGGAGCGAATCAAGAAGGGCAACATCGCTCTGCGCAAGACTGGCCTCATCCAGAAGGACAAGCCCACAGCCATTGTGGATCTGCAGGGCATGCTGGTAAGCAGGATGTGCCTAAAGATGTGTTTAATTATAgctctttttggcgacgcctcagggacgagccaaatttttactatattgtgtgcagattgcaagaattctaggaattgtacaggaatgtgaaagtccatgggacgataactcaagaatgcctggatgtattgtcttcatattttgtaggtgggtaggtctgtgggagaccttgtaatgattggattttgggcctcctagcgactttctatggtactgcaggggaactttcgcttttcaaatctcgtcttctgaacatgctatagtcatgatttttaagtggtggatagctctttgtcaggaaaatatgtcctgtagatttggaccccatagcggcttttttggaactacaggagctgattttgactcaaaatttgaaagagaataacgcaagaaggggatgacggatcatcataatttttggtgtgtagatagcttaattgatgatttacataattatttaccaattatgcaaatcaatatctgatttgcataattaatgaggacagttaataaatcagctgcattttattataggactctcaaacacatgacatatgtaactgagaaagagataaatatcgatagatatcaattatgcaaattgatacttaatttaaataattaatgacaaaatactataaatccatagtggtaaatgatggggatttcatttttgcaccattgggggaaatggtacgatatctttttgtgtgaaaacaagattttcatacattggacaacttgtgttattttggtagagaaggtgatcgactgatatgatttatgtgaggtccttatttgcatgtgggctaaaaacgaaaacgttaacagacaccaccgtcgccatggcaacatctttttatgttgccaatcttgtttatcGTTAGGTCTGTTTCTGCATGATTGATAAGATAAATTCTCTTATCCAACTTTTATCAGtctgcaactacatgtagtaacggTCTATTCTCTCCACAGAAAAAGACTGCACCCCGTAGACGGCCGAGCAAACTATTCACGATAGAAGAAAATATGGACGAAGCCACTAAACAGTTCATGAACACTATGAGCAGGAGACGGGCATTAACAGGTTTGTACTCATGACCAACATCAAATGTCAAACATTTTCACACTTCCCCTTCGTAGCTATAGCTAAGGGTAACATTGGTACTTTAATTTCAGTCTAACTCCCTCCATGTTGATTTCTGCTATAGCAAAATGTGTTTCATTCATGAGGGAGAAAATCAaaggaaacaagagttccacaacctcatatctccatgaacaatcatattcatgcaaatgacttacacatttgcataatatatgcttggtcataaacacctttatcttacttacacatgttgcaatattgacagtcctataattttccaattagatgaattatggtgtttttgcatttattatgcaaattaggaatccatttgcataattggtatcttgATTGGCATCTAGGTGAtactccactttccataaacaacatatgttacatgtatttgagtctgataatggaaaacactgcaaatatagaatttcctcattagctatgcaaattaagtcacaattagcataatttgtacttcattatgtatctctctatctaagctacctgcatactaagtatcctattgacagtcctataattttccaattagatgagatatggtgttttgcattaattatgcaaattaggaatttatttgcataattggtatctgtcgatGATTCacattccataaactacatacgttacatgtatttgagtcttataatggaaaacactgtaaatatagatttccctcattagctatgcaaattaagtcccaattagcataatttgcacttcattgtgtacatctctgtctaagctacctgcatactaaatatgatggaaatacgtctttcctttgttcagttattcaccttagaagattttcacaataacgacACTGCAGTTCCacagcaagctgctagggggcccaaaccaacaccacgtcttcattacaccacaagctatctgccaccaaaaaattaataccatagcacgtccaagtcaagagatacaaaaatggaatttctgctgcagtaccaaggtcacataccagggggccaaaaatcgaccttgaatttcggcttcacaacacctgcccatataccaaatatcatcgcaatccatcaagaggttcttgagttatgctgactacagtagtccggaaacacaaacagacaaacaaacagacaaacaaacaaacagacacacagacacacccaaaacaatatctccatttttcatggagataatgattaAGATAACCTGATTGTTTTACATGTTATTACCGTTACAGACAAATCAGGCGGGAAGCAGAAAAATGGTGATCAGAGTGAGGACCAGAAACGATCAAGGTAAGCGACAAATTACATTCTGTGTCACACAATCATGAGTGGCCCAGCTCTTCAAGATGCATTAACTCTGGCATGCTTCTGGTGCTTTTGGTTCCTATTAAATGTTAGAAGGTACACCCCCAACACCCCCATATCAGCTGATCTTGTAAGACATTTAGGCTTATGTATGTCATAATCACTTTCACTTACTTTTGTAGGTTTGTAGTTTGTAGAATACACTATCATGATTAAGTTTTAACCATTTGCTTTGACATAGCTATGCCATGACAGTAGTTGCACAATCAGTTGGTGTTCTGTTGCTTTGCTTGCTGCTTGCTCAGTTGTTTTTTGCACATTTTAGTTCAGCTGCTAGGGCCAAGTCACGCTTCTGATGCTAAGTACGCACTATAGATGGTGAGCCAACACTTTACTGCTTATATCATTTGCACAGTACGGTTGCTAACAATGCTTTTGATTATCCCTTGAATATATGATGAATTACATAGAAGTTTCTGTGTCTTGGACTTTGCTACCTTAAGCTTCGAACAATACTTCTAGTCGTGTTTTGTGTAGCTTGATTAATTTTCTGGTTTTGTCTTTCAGTGAGGGAGTGACTCGTAAGAATTCAGCAAACACCAGGGGCAACCTGCATGACTTTGTAGACAGTTTTAAACCTAGATGATGGGACTTTGAAACAGCCAATGAATGTGTTCTAACTAGAATGGCTCAATGAAGCTGCTTCAACAAAGTttagtacagtactgtactgtactgtgctGGGCATATCTGGGTTTTTCCCCACTTGTCCTGCCAAGATCTGTGCATCTTGGATGGTATTTTTGTTTAAGTTACCAAATATTCAAGAAAACATCTATGATGCACTGCTTAGACAAGGAGAGCATTTCCAATTCTGCCTTGCAAAGAGTCCATCATCTAGGGCCAGGTAGTGGGGCGGTGTAGTGCAAAGTTTTATTTCCATAATTTCTACCAATTTTCTGCTCAGTCCTTCAATGATTTCTGTCAATCTTCTTGTGAAATTCTTCCCATCAACAAAGTCCTTCTTGATTAAGCCCCAATAAATGCTAATGCTTCAGTTCCCCAAGGGTTGCTGGTGAAACATGAAATATTGAGTCTTCTCCAGTGGGGTGGAATGAGGATTTATTGGGGATTCCTTTAAGTACCAGTGGCATGTAATTTCCTCTATCATTCACATAACAATTTGTTCCTTTCTGAAAACATAtagtatctatcaatatttaaaTCAATTGTCTTCTGTATGACCTTTGGCAGGACAAATAGGCAATGGGCCATGGTGTCACAGAAAGGACTCCTtactctgtgacgtcacaacccATTGCAAACATGTTCTGCAAAAGGGCACACAGTAGACAACTGATTCAGATATTGCATTCTATATGTGTTCAGAAAAGACCAAATTTTTATGTGAATGACGGCAGAAATTCCATTTCACAGGTACTTTAAGAAGTTGATGTACCAAACCTAGCTAGTTTGAATGCTGTAAGTTTATGATTGCTAGAattgtacataatatgtataaTTTTGAATAAATTAATGTGTAGCATGTGTATCATTGACCTAGTGCAATAGCTTCTATGTAGATTATTTCAGAGAATACATTGAGtatgatgtgaaaaagtgtTGCTTTAAGGTGCTTGTTTTCTGGTAGATTTCCCATTGTGTATAAGGCCACATGTAAAAT contains these protein-coding regions:
- the LOC136431063 gene encoding shootin-1-like isoform X3; this encodes MFTHTFVSSTVSRASSREYLHPNDSNNFNGLTGSYEKLPSESGTQSDSASTGYSTGSVTSMTSISPVPSPQDTLTRSRRPRPRSAMADNTFSWGDKSPDGYHNGPIPMELIAKAVKEFDSLRWCYEQNQSQYMEVVGKLQETQAELSKLKRASRFLVDDYETIQTQLDVQESCRIEAERYAAKMVQENKVLKRVSQGFLLEHGGRVPINENRHEPTEISELNSRISALTAIVGKLRSDLTVANDRAHCAEKEASEFREKYEEERRGHDEAKIRVSSLEEVVKKFKRVSTMVVEEYEDLQQTLEVEKGCRIHAEDYAYKIRKERNALRHKSAILEGHVTMDDRLMSALDRVDSLSKTLEQERHQHKQKIRHLEDELADVERVQKVRALEEQLENSGDTGRVDRLQPSVGMATGDTGTESRVQSGITMATGHKGTVGRVQHGNAMATVHKGTVGRVQSGVTMPTDDRVHSGVTMATGNTGTGARVHSNVTMATGDRGSVQSGITMATGDRVQSGVTMATGDRVHSGITMATGDRVHSGVTMATGDTGKVGRVQSGITMATEESSQMQRRAAEAESKVKELEKELEELKKKLAAPPPPPPPPPPPPPPPPPPNPMKVFGNILGKKRPVGLPKKDDPRDAAMAEMMERIKKGNIALRKTGLIQKDKPTAIVDLQGMLKKTAPRRRPSKLFTIEENMDEATKQFMNTMSRRRALTDKSGGKQKNGDQSEDQKRSSSAARAKSRF
- the LOC136431063 gene encoding shootin-1-like isoform X2, with protein sequence MFTHTFVSSTVSRASSREYLHPNDSNNFNGLTGSYEKLPSESGTQSDSASTGYSTGSVTSMTSISPVPSPQDTLTRSRRPRPRSAMADNTFSWGDKSPDGYHNGPIPMELIAKVKEFDSLRWCYEQNQSQYMEVVGKLQETQAELSKLKRASRFLVDDYETIQTQLDVQESCRIEAERYAAKMVQENKVLKRVSQGFLLEHGGRVPINENRHEPTEISELNSRISALTAIVGKLRSDLTVANDRAHCAEKEASEFREKYEEERRGHDEAKIRVSSLEEVVKKFKRVSTMVVEEYEDLQQTLEVEKGCRIHAEDYAYKIRKERNALRHKSAILEGHVTMDDRLMSALDRVDSLSKTLEQERHQHKQKIRHLEDELADVERVQKVRALEEQLENSGDTGRVDRLQPSVGMATGDTGTESRVQSGITMATGHKGTVGRVQHGNAMATVHKGTVGRVQSGVTMPTDDRVHSGVTMATGNTGTGARVHSNVTMATGDRGSVQSGITMATGDRVQSGVTMATGDRVHSGITMATGDRVHSGVTMATGDTGKVGRVQSGITMATEESSQMQRRAAEAESKVKELEKELEELKKKLAAPPPPPPPPPPPPPPPPPPNPMKVFGNILGKKRPVGLPKKDDPRDAAMAEMMERIKKGNIALRKTGLIQKDKPTAIVDLQGMLKKTAPRRRPSKLFTIEENMDEATKQFMNTMSRRRALTDKSGGKQKNGDQSEDQKRSSEGVTRKNSANTRGNLHDFVDSFKPR
- the LOC136431063 gene encoding shootin-1-like isoform X1 is translated as MFTHTFVSSTVSRASSREYLHPNDSNNFNGLTGSYEKLPSESGTQSDSASTGYSTGSVTSMTSISPVPSPQDTLTRSRRPRPRSAMADNTFSWGDKSPDGYHNGPIPMELIAKAVKEFDSLRWCYEQNQSQYMEVVGKLQETQAELSKLKRASRFLVDDYETIQTQLDVQESCRIEAERYAAKMVQENKVLKRVSQGFLLEHGGRVPINENRHEPTEISELNSRISALTAIVGKLRSDLTVANDRAHCAEKEASEFREKYEEERRGHDEAKIRVSSLEEVVKKFKRVSTMVVEEYEDLQQTLEVEKGCRIHAEDYAYKIRKERNALRHKSAILEGHVTMDDRLMSALDRVDSLSKTLEQERHQHKQKIRHLEDELADVERVQKVRALEEQLENSGDTGRVDRLQPSVGMATGDTGTESRVQSGITMATGHKGTVGRVQHGNAMATVHKGTVGRVQSGVTMPTDDRVHSGVTMATGNTGTGARVHSNVTMATGDRGSVQSGITMATGDRVQSGVTMATGDRVHSGITMATGDRVHSGVTMATGDTGKVGRVQSGITMATEESSQMQRRAAEAESKVKELEKELEELKKKLAAPPPPPPPPPPPPPPPPPPNPMKVFGNILGKKRPVGLPKKDDPRDAAMAEMMERIKKGNIALRKTGLIQKDKPTAIVDLQGMLKKTAPRRRPSKLFTIEENMDEATKQFMNTMSRRRALTDKSGGKQKNGDQSEDQKRSSEGVTRKNSANTRGNLHDFVDSFKPR